Below is a genomic region from Pseudomonadota bacterium.
GCCGCACCCGGCAGCTGCAGCTTCAGGTTGATTCGCGGCAGATCCAGGTCGGGAAAGCTCTGAACGGACAGCGTGTTGAATCCCACCAGCCCCGCCAGTGTCGCGAGCCCAAACAGCAGAATCGACGGGATCGGATTGCGGATGGACCAGGTGGCGAGATCCATCGTCAGGAGTCGCCGCTCTCGCGGGCAGCGTCAGGGTCGTTGACCACTTTCACCAGATCACCGTTGTTGAGGAAACCCGCACCTTTCAGCACCAGCTTGTCGCCGGCCGAGACGCCGGACAGAATCTCGATCAGGTCGCCTTCGCGTCGGCCGGTATCGACCACCAGCTCGTCCACGACGCTGCCGCTTAAGCGAAACAGCAGCGATCGGCCGTCCCGGATCACGATGCTTGCCGCCGGCACTACCACCGCTGGGGCGTTCCCCAGCTCCAGCCGGCCGCTCGCGAACATGCCGGCGCGCGCGTTGCTGTCCGGTTCGATGTCAACGTAGGCCAGGCCGAGCCGCGTCTGGTTGTCCAGCGAGGCCGCCCGCTGACGTACGTTGCCTGTTGTGGTGGTCCCATCGGGCAGCGTCAGTTTCGCGGTCATGCCTGGACGAACAGCAGCAAACTGTGAGGGGTTCAGCTCGGCCCGCCATTCCAGACGACCCTGCCGGATCATGCGAAAGAGTTCACTGCCCGGCTGCGGCACCTGGCCGAGCGTGGCCGAGCGTGAGGTGATGACCCCGTCATCCGGCGCTATCACCTGCGTGTCTTCCAGCCGAATCTGGAGCGACTTCAGCGAGGCCTCGGCCGCCGCAACCTGGGCGATTGTCGTGTCGGCCGTGGTAACCGCCTGCAGAATGTCCTGTTCGCTGATCGCGCTGGATTTACCCAGCGCCAGCACCCGATCTTTATTGACCTGGGCCTGTTTGCGCATCGCCTTGGCCTCAGCGAGGTTGGCCTCCGCCTGGTTGATATCTGCTTCCACGGTGCGGGCGTCAAAGCTAGCCAGCATCTGGCCTTGGACAACCGTATCACCGACGTCCGCGCTGATCTCCACCAGCGTCAGTCCCGAGACGCGCGCGCCGACCACCGCCTCCTGCCAGGGCGCAATGGCGCCCTGCGCCACCACCACCTGCGGCCAGATCTCGCTGCTGGCGCTGACGGCGGACACCACAGCTACCGGAATCGGCTCTAAAAGCGGATCCTCGGCATCGCTAGCGCCATTTGGCGCTCGAACGAAGAACGTAAGCCCTGCGAGCACTGCAATGCCCAGCAGGGGATAGAGCACTTTCTTCATTGTTAACTTAGCGGACTTTGGGTCCGCGCTGCTCCCTGGTGTCGGTTAGCGCGAAACGGATTAGAAGTCCCATAGTGGACGTCCAATCTACACGGTTCTGTGAACATCCTAATTATCGCCCACTTCGCCCAGAAGTTTCGGGATTGGAGCGGCTTTTTGAGCACATTTCCCACCGCTTCCCGCGTTGAAATGAGCCGGTATCGCGATGCGCAAATTGACACAAAATTCGTGTTACACGAAGATCGTGTAATGAAAAACATCACAATCACCCTCCCTGAAGAGGTCGCCCGCTGGGCGAGAGTATGGGCCGCGAGGCAAAACGGCAGTGTCTCAAAACTCGTCGGAGAGCTACTGACGGAACGCATGAACCAGGAAACCGCCTACCAGGCCTGCATGAATCGCTACTTGAACAAGAGGCCAAAGCCATTAAAGCCGGCTGATGCCCCGCTGCCCGATCGGGCCTCCAGGCATCAACGTTGACCTGGTTTGTTGATACCAATCTGCTGGTCTATGCAAGGGATTCCAGTGAACCCTCCAAACATGGGCGAGCCAGAGATTGGCTAAGCTTCCTGTGGACCACGCAGGGTGGTCGTTTGAGCGTTCAGGTGCTGCAGGAGTATTACGTGACCGTCACTGCAAAGCTCAATCCGGGGCTCAGCCAAAAAGAGGCTCGTGACGACGTAGCGCTCTTTCTTGCCTGGCGTCCTCTGGGCGTCGATAGCGCGCTGCTGGAGGCGGGTTGGCGAGAACAAGATGACTTTGGGTTTTCCTGGTGGGACAGTCTCATTGTGGCAGCCGCACGGCAGCAGGGGTGTAAGGCGCTACTCACAGAAGATTTGCAGCATGGCCAGGATCTGGGTGGACTGCTCGTCGTCGATCCGTTTCGTCGGGAGCCGGAGGAGCTTTAGACGACTCCTAAGCAGTCGTGGATGGCTGATGGGAAAACGTTCGCGATCAGCATACCGCTTCGTCGACGGCTTACGCCGGCCAGGTGCCGGCAAACTGAGCGCGTTCGCCGGTTTGAACGCTGACGCTGTGCGTCCAGACGAAGCCAAGTGCCGCCAGTATAGGGGAATTACGAGATACCATGTCCCTATGCTGCCTGGTGTTCCCTAACCGCTAACTTAGGGCGCAAGCTGCGGAAAATAGTCTCGCAATTTCCGCGGCGTTTAGGTCACTCCACCAAATCGGACTTGTTCCATCGTAGGCTCGATTACTGTCCTAGCTGGCGGCTGTGTTCGGCAAAATGCTGCGCCCGATCAGTGTCACCCTGCGCCGCGTAAAGAGCTGACAGTTCGTCGAATATGTAGTGCCGTTGCGCGTTGCCGGACAACGCCTCGTCCGCCAACCGTTGCTGTATCTCGAGGGCTCTTTCAACCTGACCCAACACGCGCAGGGTTCGAGCAACGTGCCAGCTTGCGTCGCGGATCTGGTTTTCCGGCGCTTGGTCGAGTATCCGAAGCGCCAGTGCGCGCTGAAACTCGGCCAGCGCATCATCGTAGCGGCCTGCCTCAAACAGCGTCTCGCCGAGGTTGCTGCGAAGCGACGGTTCCCAGCGCTGGGCAGCCGGCTGCGTGGAGCGTGTCGCGAGCAGGATCGCCTGCTGATTCCAACGGATTTGTGCCTCTAGTTCCGTCTCCGCAAACGGCATCATATGCAGAGCATCGACGGCTAACCCATCCAATCCGGCCTGTTTTGCGAGAGTCATCGCTTGTCGAAAGGCCTCCAGCGCGAGTGCGCGAGTCTCAGGCGTTTGTGCCCCGTCGGAGTGCTGATGAGATGCGTATGAGCGACCCAGCTCCAACCAATAATAGGTCCGAGCTTCTGGACCCGCTGTCGGGAGCACCTTCTCTATGGCCTCCAGCTCTTGGCGGGCCTGATCGAACTGACGTCGGAAAATATGGACGCGGGCGAGTTGAGTGCGAATGATCATCGCCTCATCGCCGCTAACGGCGGCGAGGGCAGCCTGCATCCGCGCCTCGCTAGCGTTCAGGTCACCCCGCTGCCATAGATCTGCAACCGTCAGTTCAGCAGCGCTGCTTGCGTGAGCGAACCAAAAAACCAATCCAGCAATAGCCGACTTCCATTGCATCGTTCGGTGTCCTCCTGGCTTTTATCCAGCCTAAGGGTCACCGCACCATAGTCAAGTGCGAACAAGGACGTAGCCCTCGCGTATTTCGTTTTGGCCGATTACCCTTTCCGTGATGACGATGACGCAATACCAGGTTGACGCATTTGCTTCCCGGCCGTTTGAGGGGAACCCAGCGGCGGTTTGTCCGCTCAAGAGCTGGCTGGATGACAGTCTGCTCCAGGCGATCGCCGAAGAAAACAACCTGTCAGAAACGGCCTTTTTTGTGCCTGACGGCGAAAGTTTCCACCTGCGCTGGTTTACACCCCGTAGCGAGGTGGATCTTTGCGGCCACGCGACGCTGGCCACAGCACATGTTCTGTTCGAAGAGCTGGGTTACCGTGAGCCAAGCATCAACTTCAACACTCGCAGCGGCCGGCTGACGGTCGAACGGCGCGATGGTGCGCTCGTCATGGACTTTCCCGCCCAGCCGCCTGAACCCTGTGAAGCGTCAGAGGTGCTGATCGAAGGCCTAGGCGTGAAGCCGGTTGCGGCCCTGGCGGCGGACGACTACATCGTGGTGGTCGAGAGTGAGGCGGCGGTCAGGTCGGTGAAACCCAATCACGCGCTGCTGAGCGAGATAGACCGGCGAGGTGCCATCGTCACCGCGGCGGGGAACGGCGTCGATTTTGTCAGCCGGTTTTTTGCCCCGGCGCTCGGCGTGCCGGAGGACCCGGTTACGGGATCAGCCCACTGCGAGCTGGCGCCTTACTGGGCCGATCAACTGGGCAAAAACCACATGACCGCCAGGCAGCTGTCGGCCAGGGGCGGCGAGCTGACCTGTGAGCTGCGCGGAGACCGTGTTGTGCTGACCGGCCAGGCCGTCACCGTGATGCGAACCGACTGGCTGATCGATCTCTAGCGGACCTCTTTTCTGGTCTGCTGTTTTGTCCAAGCCCGTCTAACACCCAGCTACCCGCCCTCAAGGAGTCCATCAATGATCACTGTTCATCATCTGGAAAACTCACGCTCTCAGCGAATCCTTTGGCTGCTCGAAGAGCTCGGCGTGGACTACGAGATTCAGCGCTACGAGCGAGACAAAAAGACTAGCCTGGCTCCCCAGGCGTTGTTCGACGTCCACCCGCTGGGTAAGTCGCCGGTGATCACCGACGATGACGTCACGGTGGCCGAAACGGGTGCCATCTTTGAATACATCATGGATCAATACGCTGACGGGCGGCTTCGCCCGGGAGACGACGCTGCCGCAAAGCGAGCCTACACCTATTGGCTGCACTACGCAGAGGGCACCATCATGCCGCTGATGGTGATGTCACTGATCTTCAACAAAATCGAAACCGCTCCTATGCCGTTCTTCGTCAAGCCAATCGCGAAGGGTATTGTCCGGGAGGTGAACAAGAGCTATCTCGGACCGAACCTGGACCGCAATCTCGATTTCATCGAGGTGTCGTTGTCGCAGTCCACGTGGTTTACCGGCGAGGGGATGACGGCGGTCGACATTCTTATGAGCTTTCCCATCGAGGCGGCGGCCGCACGGGGCGGGCTGCTGGACGATCGTCCGAAAATGAAGGCGTTTCTCACGCGAATCGGGACACTACCAGCGTACCGGCGCGCGCTGGAGCGGGGCGGCGACTACCTTTACGCGGCCATCTGAGGCTGTGATCCGCATCTGTTAGGTGAGTTAAATCGATCACAGCGACTACCCGGATGTGGTTCGCCTAGCGGGCTTCGTCCTGCAGACGAACGGGCCCCGGACCCTGTGTGGCCAATTCGTCCTCGGGGTTGTAGATCGGGCAGCTTTCCAGCGACAGACAGCCGCAGCCGATGCAGCCGGTCAGACTGTCTCTGAGCTTTTCCAGCCGCGTAATGCGGTCGTTCAGCTTATTGCGCCATCGTTCGGACATCCGCGACCACGATTTCTTGCCCGGAGCCCGGTAACGCGGCAGCGGCGCGAATACCGCGGCGATTTCCTCGAGTGATATGCCTAGCTTTTGCGCCGTTTTGATCACCGACACACGACGGATCACGTCGCTGCCGTAGCGCCGATGGTTGCCCGCATTGCGGCTGCCGTGAATCAGCCCTTTGGCTTCATAAAAATGCAGTGCCGAGATGGCCACGCCCGTGCGACGCGCCACGGCTCCGACGCTATAGGTTTGTGATTTCATGTCTTGACCTCAACTTAACTTGAGGTTTTAGCATGCTGACGCACTGGCTGGCAAAGCCGTTAGCGGAATCTACGATGACAACAAAGGCGAGCTTCGGGCCACCGACGGGCCCCGTCCTACAACGCATGCTCGAGAAAAAGCAGCGATTGCTTCGAGCGCTGAAGCGAGGGTTTTCCGATCCGGACTTTCGGCGGCGACTTCACCAGCTTGCTGCCGGCGTGATGAGAAACAAGTAGGCGGTTGAGCAGCTGTAAAACCAAAAAACCCCGGAGCGCTGCCCCGGGGTTTTCGTTTCACCTTGCAGTACGGCTGCGCTACGCCTTTTCGGTCGGCTCCATTTTCCAAAGCACGTTCTCACTGCACTCGGAAATGCCGTCAAACAGCATCTGCATTTCTTCGCCGCCTTCCGCGTCGAGGGTTTCCTGGACTTTGGCCCAGGCGGTCAGGCTCGGGTAGGAGTCGACAAACAGAAAAATCTGGCTGTTGCCCACTACCGCTGTGCCGATCGAGCTGCTTACCTCGACGCCCGATTTGTCGGTGACCCAGGACAGCCACTTGGCGTTTGCCGCCTGGACGTCTTTCACCGTTTTCCCTTTCTCGGTTTTGCAGGTGTACGACTCGACGTAAGTGTCCGCGGTCGCCATACCGCTGATCGCCAGTGCCCCAATACCGACTAACGCTGCCATGTTCGTTCGAAGATTGTTCATCGTTGTTCTCCCTGTTCTTGTTAATGGCCAGCGGTTTGAGTGTAGCTCGCATGTGTGGTCGCCAGAAGGAAAAGCGGCGGGAGTAGTGATTTCGGACCCAAGGCCTTAGAAACCTCGGTCTTTTTGACCGAAAACAGCGATCTTCGCTTGTTCCGGACGCGGTGCCGGCAGGAATACATGCTGAATCCGATCCGGGGTCGCAGCCGGAATCGATGAGGAAAACCCATATCATTCGGGCCGCCCCTTTCTCGATGCGCCTTGCTATCCTGCGCTAATGTTTCGCGCCCGCTCTGAAGCTAGTCATGAAACTCGGCGCTCGTCATTCCGACGACTGATCTTTTTGGCAGTTACGCTATTGTCTGCGGTGCCATCCTGCCGCGGCGATACGATCATTCGAATCGGTTCCCACCTCCAGGCCCGCACCACCGCAATCTCAAAAATTGTTCTTCCCTGGCTGGAAGCCGTGCGGGCTGAGGTTGGAGATCAGGTCACCATCAGGGAGTATTGGGGCGGCTCGCTGGGCCGCCACGCCGACAAGCAGATGGAGCTGGTGCAGAGCGGGGTGCTGGACATCGGTTACGTTGTCCCGGCCTACACTTCGGGTCAGTTTCCCGAGCTGGGTATCTTTGAGTTGCCCTATTTCTTCGAGTCGGCGGAAGTTGCCGGGCTGGTGGGGTGGTCCCTGTATGAGCAGGAAAAGCTCAGCGGCTTTGACCGGGTCCACCTGCTCGGAATATTCACCACGCAGCCGGCGGGGCTCTTTATGAGAACACCCGTCACGCGCGTCGAGGACCTCAGGGGTCTGAAGGTTCGTTCTCTTGGCGCGATCCACAACAGCTGGCTCGAAGCATTCGGTGCCGCAGCGCAAACCATGAACCCGATCGACATGAATCAGTCGCTGAGTCGGGGCATGCTCGACGGCGGCATCCAGGGCTGGTCCGGTATGCGAACCTTCGACAGCTTTCCGCTGGTTGATCAGGCTTGGTCGGTGCCGCTCGGCACCACCGCCTTTCTGCTGCTGATCAACCAGCAGAGCTGGGAACGGTTGCCGGAGCCGGTGCGTAAGGCAATGCGCAAGCACGGCGGTCCGGCGCTGGCCCGCGCCAGCGCGCTCGCCTTCCAAGCGTTTGGTGAGCGGATTCAAAGTGATCTGCGGCGGGAAAATCGCGTGGCAATTGTGGCGCCCGATGAAGGTATCGAAGCTGAGTTTCGCCGGCGCTCAAAGGATATTCATCGCGCCTGGGCGATGCGCACGCCGACGGGTTCGGAGATCTTCGATGCGGCGACACGCCTGCGAGACGATTTGCTGAGCGATGGTGTGATCGAAAATTGACCCTGACCTCTACGATCGACCGCTGGTTTGACCGGCTGACGGGTGCACTGGCGCTCGCCGGGTTTGCCGGTCTGGTGCTGTTTGCCGCGCTGACGTTCTACGACGGTACCGCGCGCTACTTCAACTGGCCGCGCGTGTCGGGCTTCAGCGACTACGCGGCGCTCTGGTTCCCCGTGGTAATCGCTTCATGTTTTCCGGCCAGCCTGATGAAAGGGTCCCACATTACCGTCAAGCTCGCCGGCAGCCTCGGCGGGCCGGGATGGCGGCGTTGGTTGGACGGTTTTGCTGCCGCCGTCACGCTGGTGGTTTTTGCGCTGGTTGCATGGCAGCTGATTGAAATGAGCCGCGAGCTGGCGGCCGCCGGACGAACAACCCCCACGATTGAAATGCCCGTGGCGCCCTGGTGGTTTGCGGCGAGCGCTATCTTCGCCTTAAGCGTTCCCGTCCAGGGCTGGGTGCTGCTGCGGACGCTTGGCGGGGCGTGGCGCGGCGAGGACGCGCCGCGGTCAGCGGGAGAATCGCTTTGACCGGGGATATGTGGATCGGTCTGGGCGGGTTGGCCGGCCTTTTCCTGCTGATCGCCCTGCACGTTCCCATCGGCGTTGCCCTGATCCTCGTCGGCGTGTTGGGCACCGGCACGCTGATCGGCTTTGAGCCCGCTCTGAGCCTGCTGGCGATCGAACCGTCGGCCTCCATGGCGTCAGAAGGTCTAGCCATCGTCGCCCTGTTCATCCTCATGGGAAACCTGGCGCACGTCAGCGGATTGTCGGCTGAGCTCTACCGGGTCGCCGATCATTTCCTCGGCCATCTTCGGGGCGGACTGGTATTCGCCACCGTGGGCGCCAGCGCCGGTTTCGGCGCGGTTTGCGGTTCATCGGTTGCCACCACGGCCACCATGGCCAAAATTGCCCTGCCGGAGATGCTTGACCGCGGCTACGCGCGGTCACTGGCGGCCGGGTCGATCGCTTCGGGTGGAACGCTCGGCATGATGATTCCGCCGTCGCTGATCCTCATCCTCTACGGCGTTCTGACCGAGAACTCCGTGATGGCGTTATTCATTGCCGCCATTGTTCCGGGAGTGCTCGCCGTGGTGTTCTACGTGCTGAGCGTTTTTCTGACCGTACGATTACGCCCAGCGCTGGCCGCGCCAGGGCCACGCCGCACGTGGGCCGATCGGCGCCGGGCACTGGTCGACAGCTGGGGCATTGTCACCCTCATTGCGGCGGTGTCGGGCGGCATCTATGGCGGCGTCTTCACCGTGGCTGAGGCGGCGGCGGTTGGAACCACCGCGGCGCTGCTGCTCGGCGTGTTTCGAAGGCGCCTGGACGGCCGAAAATTTATCGCCTGTCTGCGCGATTCGGCTTCGAGTACCGGGATGATCTTTGTCATCATCATCGGCGCTTCGGTATACAGCTACTTTGCGACGTTGTCTGGTTTGCCGACCGCAATCGTCGATTGGATCAGCGGGCTCGGTCTGCCGCCCCTGGCGGTCATTACTATGCTGTTGTTGATGTACCTGGTGCTCGGCAGCGTGTTCGACACCATTGCGGCGATGGTGCTGACGCTCCCGGTGGTGTACCCGCTGATCCTTGACATGGGTTACGACCCGATCTGGTGGGGCATCATCAACGTGGTGGTGATGGAGCTTGGAATGATCACCCCACCGTTTGGCATCAATGTCTTTGTCCTGCGGGGTATGGCGAACGACATCCCGCTGGGCGCCATCTACCGGGGCGTCGTGCCTTTTGTCGTCGCCGACCTGCTGCGTTTAGTGGTGCTGGTGCTGCTGCCGGCGTTGACCCTATGGCTTCCGATGGAGCTGGGCTGGATCAAAGCCAAGTAGATCAAGCATCTACGCCGCCCCAAATCGCGTCCGCGGTCTGGACCACGAGCTCGAGCTTGCGGCGCTGATCGTCGAACGTCAGCTCGTTGCCCTCCTCGGTGGAGGCGAATCCGCATTGAGGCGCGATGCCGAGCTGATCAAGATCAACGTATTTGGACGCCTCATCGAACTTTCTTTTAAGTGCCTCCACCGGCTCCAACTGCGGCGTCTTGGTCGTAATGAATCCCGGCATGACGCGCTTATGGCCTTTCGGCAAAAGGCGAAGTGGCTCCAGCCCTCCAGCGCGGTCGCTATCGTATTCCATGAAATAGATGTCGACATCGGTCTGGTTGAACACTGCGTCCGCAGCGGGGTCGTAGGCTCCCTCTGCCGCCCAGGTTGATCGGAAATTTCCGCGGCAAAGGTGCATGGCGATGACCATGTCGTCAGGCCGGTCCTCGATCGCGTCGTGCATCATCTTGGCGTACTGGGTGATTAGCCAGTCCGGATCCATGCCCTGCGCGCGTTTTTCCTCGCGATGTTTCGGGTCGCAAAGGTAAGCAAAAAAGATGTCGTCCAGCTGCAGGTAGCGGCAGCCTGCTTCGTAAAAGGCGTGAACCGCCTTTCGGTAAGTCTGGCCAACGTCGTGGAACAACACTTCCGGATCTTTGTAGGCTTCAACCTTGATGTCATCGGCGGCGGTGCGGAAATGGCAGGCGCTCGGTCCGGGGATAGAGATCTTGGGCTGGACCTGACTGACCGACTGCAGGAAGCGAAAATGATCCAGCATCGGATGGTCGTCCGGGAAGTCGAGCCTGCCCGTGATCGTTGGGAAGATCGGCCGCAGATTCATACCGTGAAACGGTAACCCCTCGTTGCGCTCGACCAGCTCCAGGCCCTCAAGCGCCGCCATAAAATCGTAGTGCCAGAACGACCGACGCATCTCGCCGTCGGTCACCGCCTGAAGACCAACACTTTCCTGCATGGTGACCATGTCGCGGATCGCGTCGTCTTCGACCGCCTTGAGCTCGTCGCAGGTCGCAAAACCGTCAGGCCCCAGCGCTTCAGCCTGGTAGGCCTTTCGGGCCTTGTGAACAGACCCCGGTCGGAGGAGGCTGCCAACGTGGTCAGCGCGGTAAGGAGCCTTGGAATTCATGTTGTTCTCCCTCAAGAAACCGATGGATCACGGCACACACTATGGTAGCGTTTCCCCGACTCTCCGGGGTGACTGACGCTATGGATACCGCGCAACTGTTTCAACACGCCGGCCAGGCCGCGATGCTCGGCTGGGTGATTCTGCTATTGCTGCCGCGACATCGCTATGTGTTTTGGCTGCCGCGCTACGCCATTCCTTTTGGGTTGTGTCTGCTCTACGCGGCGCTTTGGTTTGGCTATGGATTTACCGGCGACGGTGGATTTGATTCGCTAACCTCCGTACGTGCGCTGTTTGAGCGCGACGAGGTGCTGCTGGCCGGCTGGGTGCATTACCTCGCGTTTGATTTGTTTATCGGCAGCTGGATTGCGCAGGAGGCGGATGCGCTGCGCATCTCACGCCTGCTGCAGGCGCCTTTGCTGGTCGCGACCTTTCTCTTTGGGCCGGTTGGCCTTGGTATTTTTCTTGCGCTGCGCTCTGGCTACCGCTGGCGCCAGTCGGAGGTTGCGCCGTCGTGAGTACAGACCGTTTACTAACGCTCAGGCTGCCGCTGGCCGGCGCCCAAAACCCGGATCGGGTCACCCACCTGCTCGCCTCCGCGGCGCTTTTTGCTCTGGCGATGTTTGTGGTGCTGCTCCCGCCCTGGCTTACCGATCCACGTCTGTTCGAAGGAGCGCCAATCTTTTCCAAGCCGCAGAAGTTCAACCTGTCGATGGCGGTGCATTTCTTTACGCTGGCGCTGCTTGCTCAACAGCTACCCCGGGCGGTCCGGCGCGGGCCGATACTGCTAACCACCAGCTATCTGGCGGTGGCGGCGATGCTGCTCGAAATTATCTACATCACGCTCCAGGCGGCCCGCGGCCGCCGCTCACATTTCAATTTCGAAACGGGCATCGAGGCGAGTATGTATGCCGTCATGGGCGTTGGTGCCGTCACGCTGATCGCCGCTGCCGTGGTGCTGGCAATTCTGCTCTGGCGTCGCGGGCAGACGGATATGCCGGGCTATCGCTGGGGCTCGATCCTGGGATTGATCACGGGCTTTGTCGTTACCGGCGTCGTGGCGGGCGTCCAGTCATCCATCGGCACCCATCCCGCTGACGCTCACCCGTCCGGCGGTGCGGTCATCCCGTGGATCGGGTGGTCACGCGAGGTTGGTGACCTCCGGCCCGCTCACTTCGTCGCGCTGCACCTGATGCAGACGGTACCGCTGATTGGTTATCTGGCGGACCGTCGGGGTCTGGCCGCGGTGCCGATCGTGATTGTGGCCACGCTCCTGCAACTGGTGCTGGCGTTTGCGCTCTTTGCTCAGGCGCTTGCGGGCAAGGCGTTGTGGCCGATCTAGCAAACCTTTCTTGAGCGTGAACAAGAATGCCCGGGGCCGAGCGTCGGCACCGGGCATTAGCGTTACTCAAACCCGCTGCTGAATAGCGTGTCCACGGGTGAGACGACCTCCGTGGTCTCAGCTGCCGTGTTGTTGATCGACTGCGGATCTATCTCCGCAGCAGAGGCTGTGGCGATCATCGTCATTTGCGTATCGGTGTCGGGCGCCTGCACGTTGATGTCGACCGACCGGCTGTCGCCATTGGCGAGAATTCCAAGCTGGCAATCCACCCGGGTGCCGGCAGCGCTGCAGTCAAAACCGACGCTGGCTTCGCTGATAAACGTGCTGTCGAGGGGGAGGCTCGTCCCCAGCATGACGTCGCTGGCGTTACTCGGACCGTTGTTAGTCACGGTCACCGTGTAGGTGACCAGGCCATCTGGCTGCACAGGGTCTACGTTGTCCGTCAGTTCCACCGCGATATCCGCCACCGGATTGTTGCCGGTGACCAGCAGTGTGCCGGCTACCAGATTGTTATTGGTCACCGCATCGACGGTGTCTCCCTGAAAGGTGACGCTCACCGACTGGAGGTAAGGAAAGGTTGTATCGGCTGCGCCGTCAGCCTCCGCCCTGACTTGCATCGGCAGCAATCGATCTTGCGGCAGGATTACACCAAACAGCACGTTGCAGCTGATCTCGACCGCGTAATCGGCATACGGCGTCTGAGAGCAGCCGAAGTAGATGCTTGTATCGATCTCCACAGAGTTCGGGTCTACGCCTCGCATGATGTAGCGGTAGCCGGTGCCGATGGGCGCCGGCGACAGTCCATCATTTCTGAGCGTGATTTCCATTTCGACCGTCGTACCGCTGTCGACCGACTCCACGAGCGGGTCGCCGTCGGTGTTCGGCGCCAGCAGCGTCAGTTCGGGGACCACATCGAAGAAGGCGATGCTGTCACCCGGCGCTTCGACGGCACCCACATCGACCGGCCCGCCGTTATCGATGCCCGGAGCATCCTGAGGTCGCTGTCGGAAGGTTCCATCGATGGTAGTGTCGCTGGTCAGCAGCTCGTAGCCGCAGGCGTCGATGCCGGCGGCCTCCCCACTGGTCGCAAGCCCGAAGTCTCCGTTGTCCGGGTCGATCAGAGTCTGGCCGCGGTCGATCAGGTCCTCCACGTCCGTGACAAGGCTGAGACTAACCAGATCATCGGGATCGTCCAAGACGCTGCATCGCACCAGTGAATTTTCGGTCGGGGACGATGCCATATAGTCTTGAAAATCGTTCGAAATCAGGGGCAACGTAAAGTTGCTGTCCAGCATCAGTGATCCATCGATCCGAAATCGGTAATCAGTAGAGTTTCGTCGAATAAAGCCGCTGAAGAAGCCGAAATCGTCACCTTTGTTTCCGGTGCTCGTGAATTCGGCCGCGGTGCTGTTGATGAGCGCAAACTGATGATCAGCTTTTGACATAGAGGCGTGGAAAACGCTGTTGGCGCCGTAACCAAAGTGGCGATAGAAGACGCTGTTGGTGATCAGAACGTCACTGTCGCTGGCCGAGATAGCGGCCCCGCGAGGGTCATAATCGTGGACGTCGAATCCTAATGGGCAGGTGTCCTGGTCATAGCTGGCTTCGTTGTCTCGAAAGAGGACCTTGTCGATACGCAGCGTGGAATCGATCGAATAGATCCCGCCACCGTGGCCTGGTTCATGCGTGCAAAATTGAAAGGCCACAACCTCGAATTCGACGTCGTAGTCACCGATGGATTGA
It encodes:
- a CDS encoding 5-methyltetrahydropteroyltriglutamate--homocysteine S-methyltransferase, producing MNSKAPYRADHVGSLLRPGSVHKARKAYQAEALGPDGFATCDELKAVEDDAIRDMVTMQESVGLQAVTDGEMRRSFWHYDFMAALEGLELVERNEGLPFHGMNLRPIFPTITGRLDFPDDHPMLDHFRFLQSVSQVQPKISIPGPSACHFRTAADDIKVEAYKDPEVLFHDVGQTYRKAVHAFYEAGCRYLQLDDIFFAYLCDPKHREEKRAQGMDPDWLITQYAKMMHDAIEDRPDDMVIAMHLCRGNFRSTWAAEGAYDPAADAVFNQTDVDIYFMEYDSDRAGGLEPLRLLPKGHKRVMPGFITTKTPQLEPVEALKRKFDEASKYVDLDQLGIAPQCGFASTEEGNELTFDDQRRKLELVVQTADAIWGGVDA
- a CDS encoding TRAP transporter large permease, giving the protein MTGDMWIGLGGLAGLFLLIALHVPIGVALILVGVLGTGTLIGFEPALSLLAIEPSASMASEGLAIVALFILMGNLAHVSGLSAELYRVADHFLGHLRGGLVFATVGASAGFGAVCGSSVATTATMAKIALPEMLDRGYARSLAAGSIASGGTLGMMIPPSLILILYGVLTENSVMALFIAAIVPGVLAVVFYVLSVFLTVRLRPALAAPGPRRTWADRRRALVDSWGIVTLIAAVSGGIYGGVFTVAEAAAVGTTAALLLGVFRRRLDGRKFIACLRDSASSTGMIFVIIIGASVYSYFATLSGLPTAIVDWISGLGLPPLAVITMLLLMYLVLGSVFDTIAAMVLTLPVVYPLILDMGYDPIWWGIINVVVMELGMITPPFGINVFVLRGMANDIPLGAIYRGVVPFVVADLLRLVVLVLLPALTLWLPMELGWIKAK
- a CDS encoding ABA4-like family protein — protein: MDTAQLFQHAGQAAMLGWVILLLLPRHRYVFWLPRYAIPFGLCLLYAALWFGYGFTGDGGFDSLTSVRALFERDEVLLAGWVHYLAFDLFIGSWIAQEADALRISRLLQAPLLVATFLFGPVGLGIFLALRSGYRWRQSEVAPS